In Candidatus Promineifilum breve, one genomic interval encodes:
- a CDS encoding superoxide dismutase has product MAFELPPLPYAEDALEPHIDARTMGIHHDKHHAAYTNNLNAALEGHPDLAGKSIEELLGDLDAVPESIRTAVRNNGGGYANHNLFWEIMGPRAGGEPSGDLAAAIDEAFGSFAAFKEQFAKAATTRFGSGWGWLCMGEGGKLAITSTPNQDTPLMDGKTPLLGLDVWEHAYYLNYQNRRPDYITAWWNVVNWDSVAAKYAAAQK; this is encoded by the coding sequence ATGGCGTTTGAACTACCCCCGCTTCCCTACGCTGAAGATGCCCTGGAGCCGCACATCGACGCGCGCACGATGGGCATTCACCACGATAAGCACCACGCAGCCTACACCAATAATCTGAACGCGGCCCTGGAGGGCCATCCCGATCTGGCCGGCAAGAGCATCGAAGAACTGCTGGGCGATCTTGATGCCGTCCCGGAATCGATTCGCACCGCCGTCCGCAACAATGGCGGCGGCTATGCCAACCACAACTTGTTCTGGGAGATCATGGGCCCGCGCGCCGGCGGTGAGCCGTCGGGCGATCTGGCCGCGGCCATCGACGAGGCTTTCGGCAGCTTCGCCGCCTTCAAGGAGCAATTCGCCAAGGCGGCCACCACGCGTTTCGGCTCCGGTTGGGGCTGGCTGTGCATGGGTGAGGGCGGCAAGCTGGCGATCACCTCTACCCCCAACCAGGATACGCCGCTGATGGACGGCAAGACGCCGCTGCTCGGCCTGGACGTATGGGAACACGCCTACTATCTTAACTACCAGAACCGCCGGCCGGATTACATCACCGCCTGGTGGAATGTCGTCAATTGGGATTCTGTCGCGGCCAAATACGCCGCCGCGCAGAAATAA
- a CDS encoding 4Fe-4S dicluster domain-containing protein yields MTHIITRLCLRDTACVEVCPVECMVLGKPEEVWPLLYIDPDTCIDCGACVPECPYEAIFPEEEVPFDFSAPAGVWIGGTKEQLPDGIPFEGEIDGHHVKLLNAKQLAGGEVLDLTEDIPANYAFFSEGPGYDALNM; encoded by the coding sequence ATGACCCACATCATTACCCGACTGTGCCTGCGCGACACGGCCTGCGTCGAGGTGTGTCCGGTCGAATGTATGGTCCTGGGCAAGCCCGAAGAGGTCTGGCCCTTGCTCTACATCGACCCCGACACCTGCATTGACTGCGGCGCCTGCGTGCCGGAGTGCCCCTACGAGGCTATTTTCCCCGAAGAGGAAGTACCCTTCGACTTCAGCGCCCCGGCGGGCGTGTGGATCGGCGGCACGAAAGAGCAACTGCCGGACGGCATCCCGTTTGAGGGCGAGATCGACGGCCACCACGTCAAGCTGCTCAATGCCAAGCAATTGGCCGGCGGCGAGGTGCTCGATCTGACCGAGGACATCCCGGCCAACTACGCCTTCTTCTCCGAAGGCCCCGGCTACGACGCGCTGAATATGTAA
- a CDS encoding aspartate ammonia-lyase translates to MTDEFRIEKDSLGEVRVPAAAYWGAQTQRAIHNFPITGLRPYPAFVWSMTLIKRAAAEVNNDLSLFNAKEVAGRAISGEQMAAAIIQAGDEILAGGYADQFVVDPIQAGAGTSHNMNINEVMANRANEILGFGLGEKGKPVNPNDHVNMAQSTNDTIPTAIRLGALWRLDELLATLERLATELRRKAQEFDGIVKSGRTHLQDAVPVRLGQEFAAYARAVERDADKIRESAAGLRRLGIGGTATGTGLNAHPEYHRRMVDVIGRISGLELFESDDLFESMQSMADAVHFSGALRTLAQDLTRIANDFRLLASGPTTGLDEIRLPPVQPGSSIMPGKVNPVLAEMLNMAMFQVMGNDLTVMLAGQAGQLELNVMMPIIAFNLFQSMDVIINAVNSFIDNCVVGITANAEKATGWLAKNAILVTALNPVIGYQKGAEVAKEALATNRTVREVVIEKGYITGEEADQLLDVSALTEGGIQGVAAGG, encoded by the coding sequence ATGACGGATGAATTTCGCATCGAGAAGGATTCGCTGGGCGAGGTGCGCGTGCCGGCGGCCGCCTATTGGGGCGCGCAAACGCAACGCGCCATCCACAACTTCCCCATCACCGGCCTGCGCCCCTATCCCGCTTTCGTGTGGTCGATGACACTCATCAAGCGCGCCGCGGCCGAGGTCAACAACGACCTGAGCCTCTTCAACGCCAAGGAAGTCGCCGGGCGGGCCATCAGCGGCGAGCAGATGGCCGCGGCCATCATCCAGGCCGGCGACGAAATCCTGGCCGGCGGCTATGCCGACCAGTTCGTCGTTGATCCCATCCAGGCCGGGGCGGGCACCAGCCACAACATGAACATCAACGAGGTCATGGCCAACCGGGCCAACGAGATTCTGGGCTTCGGTCTGGGCGAGAAGGGCAAGCCGGTGAACCCCAACGACCACGTCAACATGGCCCAATCGACCAACGACACCATCCCCACGGCCATCCGGCTGGGGGCGCTGTGGCGGCTGGACGAACTGCTGGCGACACTGGAACGGCTGGCGACCGAACTGCGCCGCAAGGCCCAGGAGTTCGACGGCATCGTCAAGAGCGGGCGCACCCATTTGCAGGACGCCGTGCCCGTGCGGCTGGGCCAGGAGTTCGCCGCCTACGCGCGGGCCGTGGAGCGCGACGCGGACAAGATTCGCGAGTCGGCCGCGGGGCTGCGGCGGCTGGGCATCGGCGGCACGGCCACCGGCACCGGCCTGAACGCCCACCCCGAATATCACCGGCGCATGGTCGATGTGATCGGCCGCATCAGCGGGCTGGAACTGTTCGAGAGCGACGACCTGTTTGAGTCGATGCAGAGCATGGCCGACGCGGTGCATTTCAGCGGCGCGCTGCGCACCTTGGCCCAGGACCTGACCCGCATCGCCAATGACTTCCGCCTGCTGGCTTCCGGCCCCACCACCGGCCTGGACGAGATTCGCCTGCCGCCGGTGCAGCCCGGCTCGTCGATCATGCCCGGCAAGGTGAACCCGGTGCTGGCCGAGATGCTCAATATGGCGATGTTCCAGGTGATGGGCAACGACCTGACGGTCATGCTGGCCGGGCAGGCGGGCCAACTGGAACTGAACGTGATGATGCCCATCATCGCCTTCAACCTGTTCCAGAGCATGGATGTCATCATCAACGCCGTCAATTCGTTCATCGACAACTGCGTGGTGGGCATCACCGCCAACGCCGAGAAGGCCACCGGCTGGCTGGCGAAGAACGCCATCCTGGTGACGGCGCTCAATCCGGTCATCGGTTATCAGAAGGGGGCCGAGGTAGCCAAAGAGGCGCTGGCGACCAACCGCACCGTGCGCGAGGTGGTCATCGAGAAAGGCTACATCACCGGCGAAGAGGCCGACCAACTACTGGACGTGAGCGCGCTGACTGAGGGCGGGATTCAGGGCGTGGCGGCGGGGGGATGA